Part of the Pan paniscus chromosome 3, NHGRI_mPanPan1-v2.0_pri, whole genome shotgun sequence genome is shown below.
GCTGCACTTGTGATCCGTACAAAACACCAACATTTTAGGTTGTACATAATTAGAGAAATAtctgaaacactttttaaaacactGTAGTAGCCAATACATAGAGGCATGCCGTAGGTGGGCACAGGAATgcagtttagaaaagaaaaaaatatcacatAGGAACTactcaatttctttaaaatcacTGAGCAAGAACAGCAACATTGAACTTTCATACTGATTTTACACAACTTCTATACAGTACTTTGACTTAAATCCAAGAGCAAAAGTTAAGactctcctcctctatttttggTAAACAACTGCATGGTAAACTTAGATGACTCTTCCCCCTGGATTTTACCTGGGAGTggcctttttacatttttatttaaaagagggCAGGTTTGGCACTTTTATACTGATGTCACCAATGTTAATATTTCTTGGGATCTCAGGAAGATTCATATTCTTTACAGCTGATACAGCACGGGCTGGAGCTCCTGCTAAGCCAGCCTCAGATTTTTCCAGCTTATTTTGTGCATCAATTTGTGTAACAATCTCATTCATATTTGTCTCCAATACCATTCCCCCCATCACCATTTCTGCAAGAATATTGTGAACCTTGTCTACATGGAAAATCAAATCCAGCTCACAGacattttcaaaacatttgtCTAATGTTTCCACAAATACTTGAATTAGATCTAAAATGCCAAGTTCACTTTCTGAAGAATCCACACAGAAGACAAAATATAACGTTGCATAATGTCTATAAATCAGTTTGTTGTCAGATCCTCCAATTAATAATCCTCCTTCTAGGAAATTACAAACATTTTCATCTCTCTTAGATACCAAATGGAAAGTCTCCCTGATGATTTGCTGTTGTGTATCTTCACCGTAGGGCTGGTAGAACTTGGAGAGCCGCGGCTTCCCGTGGTTGTTGAAGATTAGGATCGCCTTGATCATGGCTGTGCCGGGCCGGCCGGGTGGGCACTGGGGGCCAGGCAATACAGAACTTTTTCATACACCTTCCATTCACTTGGGGATGAGGAGAGTTGAGGACATACCTGTAATCAAAGATGTCAGATGCAGCCCCCTAGATAAGCCTGAAAAGTTCATCTTCActcattagtatttttttttctcagaagctCAAATATCTTTCTATATAGTCTGGCTTACTTTGGAGAACTCATTTTCATTGTGAGAGGCCTGCAAATATCTGAATTCCAATTGTGGACTGGATTCAAGTCCCTCACAGAGTTTATGGGCCCCATGAAATAATATCAATAGACCTATGTCCTGCTTGTGCCCTGATAGGTAAGCCCTGAGATAGTCTATGATGGAATACTGGTTgatccagaatatgtaaaatcctctaagaaagaaaaaaaatcatacataatTTCACAAAACAGCTTGCTTATCTCAGACGAGAACCAGCAAACATATCTTTTTCTAATATGTATCAAAAACAACTTTTCTGGTCATAAATACTTcttgttggccgggtgtggtagctcatgcctgtaatcccagcactttgaaagtccaaggcaggaggatcacttgaggccaggagttggagaccagcctggctaacatggtgaaaccctgtctttattaaaaatacaaaaattaactgggcatggtagcaggtgcctgtaatcccagctacttgggaagctgaggcacaagaattgcttgaagctggtaggtagaagttgcagtaagccaagatcatgccacttcactctaacctgggtgagaTAGttggagactgtgtctcaaaaaaaaaattgtcaagacATTATATTTTCTATGGGTTGTTTATTGGTGTCTCCACTATGAGTGCCAGAACCTGAATTGAAATTGTTAGTTGGGAGTCATATGGGCCAGATATCttattacaaaattatttaaacatttccttACTTGATATagataactaaaaatacaaattcaggAATTCTTAATTCACACCCAGAAGACTCAtattcaagtccttgatggttaattaaagaataattaatatattgtataaaaatcctattttctgtgcattttttgctcaaaaatggatatatcttttCTTGTTAATTCTGTACAAACCAAAAATTTTGAAACGAGTGTCCTCAGTGGCAATTTGAAGAGGGAGGCAAGGATGCTAATGTTTCTTCTCTAGTGATTTATCTAAATCATGGACAAATAAACTCACAGGAATGCTTTCTGGAATAGAACTTGGCGGCTGATTTGTCTGCATCAAGCCCAggttttctcctcttctctcccaggctgTTATCCTAGCAGCACAAAGGCCTGACCTTGGAGGGCAAGTCAGCCTAATTTCTGGAGTCAGTGAACAAAGCCATTATCTCTCACTCTAAGGTctcttttaaagtagtttttaaaagtaacaaaGATGAACATCtacatcaagcttgtccaacccatgacCTGTGGGCCACATGAAGTCCAGaacggctttgaatgcagcctaACACAacttcgtaaactttcttaaaacattatgagatcttcttgtgattttttttttagctcattatctactgttagtgttagtgtattttatgtgtggcccaagagaattcttcttccagtgtggcccagggaagccaaaaaattGGACGCTCCTGATCTACATCATCCTACTTTTCAGTTGGCACAGAACTCAGTTGAAGAAAGACATGCTATTCATTGGGCACTGGCATAGTTCTCTGGGACCACTATAACCAAAAACCctagactggatggcttataaataacagaaatttgtttctcatagttctggagcctgggaaatctaagaccaaggtgccagcagatttggttaCTGGTGAGGGCCCAcctcctggttcatagacagctgTCTTCTTGCAGTGTCTTCACATGATGGAAAGGGCAAGGGAGCTCTCTCAGGTCTCTTTAATCTGGTCACTAAGCCCATTCATGAGATTTCCACCCTCATGTCCTAATCACCACtgaaaggccccatctccaaatactgtCATATTACGctattttggggggacacaaacatttgtCTGTAGCAGGCCTCCTCAAAGCccaagtttaaaaatgtattaattgcAATGCATGAAAATGATGAGGAAAAAGATTGGACAAGCAATGATGCTTCAGCAAACCTGTGGCATTTACCGCTCTGTCTTCCTCTCCTACTCCAAGGAGTTTACTCGGCATCAACAGCAGCCTTATTCTAGGCCTCAATTACTTTTTATCCTTATCCCAACCCCAACCCCTGAAATAAGGGAACATCAAAGGAAAAGCTAGAAgtcataaagggaaaaaaaaagatgcagctCAGTGTGAGCATGTTAGATATGGGGTGCTTTTGAGACATCCAAGAGTGTAGATTCAGCAGCAAAGCTATCAAGGAAAGATTAGGATTGGAGACCTAAACGTGAAGAATGTGATGACCCTCAGCACACTGGGAGCCGAGGATATGCGAGGGATTATGAGCTAGGTTGAGGAAGAATCCATCCACAGATTTAAACAGAAAGGGGCAGCGGAAGGAGGACGTAGTACGACAGATGCCAAGATGTGAATAATATAGTACCAGGAGGAAGGAGGTGCTGGtggtattttatttctctaataaGTCCAGTCTTCACTAGATGTGATAATTTGGAGTTCATTGAtgatctttgtcagatgtattTTAGCTAAGTGTTTGGGAAAGGTGCCATTTTGCAGAAGGTGGAAGAATACATGGGAGCTGAGGCAGTTAAATCTTGGACAAGCTCCATGTTCAAGGAATGGGATGAGAAAGTACAGAGAGAGAAGACATCAGCCAGACGAGCTCGGGCAGCCCAGTGTGGAGGGTTTTTGAGAGTCCTGAGTATGTGCATCTGCTGAAGGTAGGGAAATAGAGAGGTGGAGGATGGGAGAAGGCTGGTGGTTTGCAGGAAAAGGATAACCAATGGGGCTAGTTccagagaaaattaaaagtgatttGATTCCCTAATACAAGTGGATGCTGTTACAGTTTGGATTGTGTTCctcaaaatgcatatgttgaagtcctagcccCTCTACTTCAGACTGGTGCTGTATTTGGAGGTAGGGTCTTTAATGAGAACACATTCGTCTGTAAGCTAAGGAAAGAGTTCTTCAGAAGAAACCAGAcatcccaacactttgatctcagaattctagcttccagaattgtgagaaaataagttttcatTGTTTAAGCCAGTGGACCCCAACCTTTATGGCACCAGGGAGGggccagttttgtggaagaaaattttttcacAGACCAGTGGTGGGGGTGGTgcggggatggtttcaggataattcaaatgcattacatttattgtgcactttatttctattattattacattgtaatatataacgaaataattatacaactcaccctaatgcagaatcagtgggagccctgaggtTGTTTTCCttcaactagatggtcccatctgggggtgatgggagacagtgacagatcatcaagcattagattctcataaggagagcACAGTCTAGATCCCTCTCTTgagcagttcacagtagggtttgtgctcctatgagcaTCTAATGCCCCACTGatttgacaggaggtggagctcagaaAGGTAATGCAAGCGATGGgaagcagctgtaaatacagatgaagcttcactcattTGCCAACTGCTTACCCCCCCCACTGCGTGGCCTGGTTCCTAaaaggccacagactggtataggggttggggaccctagtttaagccacccagtctatggtactttgttatggcagccctagcgaACTAACACAGATCAATAATAGAACAAGAATAGGAAAACCTTATTGTTCGGAAGCGGGAGAAAAAGAAGCAAGCCAGGCTATTTTATTAGAACATTATTCGTGTAttaatgtttttatctttttgtgtgACCAGACATGCTAGGTGAAGTGACAAATGAACCCTGCACAGATCTTTGAATAGAAAGGTCTCATAGGAAGACAGCAATGTATACCCAAGCCTACAAAATATAGAACAGCTATCTCTTTGAATAATCCAGGAGTCTAACTCAaaagttttcaaagggaaatatGTTGTGACTTAAGACTGTCTA
Proteins encoded:
- the LOC100980338 gene encoding AP-3 complex subunit sigma-1 codes for the protein MIKAILIFNNHGKPRLSKFYQPYGEDTQQQIIRETFHLVSKRDENVCNFLEGGLLIGGSDNKLIYRHYATLYFVFCVDSSESELGILDLIQVFVETLDKCFENVCELDLIFHVDKVHNILAEMVMGGMVLETNMNEIVTQIDAQNKLEKSEAGLAGAPARAVSAVKNMNLPEIPRNINIGDISIKVPNLPSFK